The Sphaeramia orbicularis chromosome 16, fSphaOr1.1, whole genome shotgun sequence genome window below encodes:
- the LOC115434947 gene encoding eomesodermin-like isoform X1 translates to MLGGEGDSSPFSSTSTSTSTKDAPDERRKSPAVERDDPAVGTRYTEPGLGADRYYIPSTGSKQSPETANPCSFIPYTPSGSVYSPSSTGRYPSSLHLSSVLPPAGFSPSSTGRSHFSPAYQLGQSPGCIYPSYTGSGAALGNMALPGTGPGMRAQVYLCNRPLWLKFHRHHTEMIITKQGRRMFPFLSFNIAGLNLTAHYNVFVEVVLADPNHWRFQGGKWVTCGKADNSSQGNKVYIHPESPNTGAHWMRQEISFSKLKLTNNKGTNHNTSQMIVLQSLHKYQPRLHIVEVTEDGVEDIGNELKTQTFTFPETQFIAVTAYQNTDITQLKIDHNPFAKGFRDNYDSMYTAPENDRLTPSPTDSPRAHQIVPGARYTMQPLFQDQFVNNLPQSRFYNGERAVPQTNSLLSAQTEDSASQRWFVTSMQQGGNSSSTSNKLDISPYEGDYSSSLLPYGIKSLSMQTSHALSYYSDSPFTTMTAGWGSRPPYQRKVTPSLPWSPRPSPTAGFPEDSDKVKPQMEEEVNGSGGLIAWTEPQPSALSLDKADSYSTVCKRRRLSLNGPSTEDSPADIKCEDLASAVNNSSSYSKEPPSSKGMAAYYSFYANP, encoded by the exons ATGCTCGGCGGGGAGGGAGACAGCAGCCCCTTCTCTTCCacttccacctccacctccaccaagGACGCACCGGATGAGAGGCGCAAATCCCCGGCTGTGGAGAGGGATGACCCGGCCGTTGGCACCAGGTACACCGAGCCAGGGCTAGGCGCAGACCGGTACTATATCCCATCCACTGGTTCTAAACAAAGCCCAGAAACAGCCAACCCTTGCTCTTTTATCCCCTATACCCCCAGTGGGTCGGTTTACAGCCCCTCCAGCACCGGCAGATACCCCTCATCTCTCCATCTCAGCTCCGTGTTGCCTCCAGCGGGATTTTCCCCCTCATCCACCGGCCGGAGTCACTTCAGTCCGGCTTACCAGCTCGGACAAAGCCCCGGCTGCATCTACCCATCCTACACCGGCTCAGGGGCCGCACTCGGGAACATGGCTCTGCCCGGCACCGGCCCCGGGATGAGGGCCCAGGTCTACCTCTGCAACCGGCCCCTGTGGCTCAAGTTCCACCGGCACCACACCGAGATGATCATCACCAAACAGGGCAG ACGCATGTTCCCGTTTCTGAGTTTTAACATAGCTGGCCTTAACCTGACTGCGCATTACAATGTGTTTGTGGAGGTGGTTCTGGCGGACCCGAACCACTGGAGGTTTCAAGGGGGCAAGTGGGTCACATGTGGGAAGGCGGACAACAGCAGTCAAG GGAACAAAGTGTACATCCATCCGGAGTCTCCGAACACCGGGGCCCACTGGATGAGACAAGAAATCTCCTTCAGCAAACTGAAACTCACCAACAACAAAGGAACCAACCATAATACTTCACAG ATGATTGTCCTGCAGTCTCTGCACAAGTACCAGCCCAGGCTGCACATAGTGGAGGTGACAGAGGATGGAGTGGAGGACATTGGCAATGAACTGAAGACTCAGACCTTCACTTTTCCAGAAACCCAGTTCATAGCTGTCACGGCTTACCAGAACACTGAT ATCACACAGTTGAAAATTGATCACAACCCCTTTGCTAAAGGATTCAGAGATAATTATGATTC GATGTACACTGCTCCTGAGAACGACCGTCTCACACCGTCTCCGACCGACTCTCCCCGTGCACATCAGATCGTCCCTGGTGCTCGCTACACCATGCAGCCCCTCTTCCAGGACCAGTTTGTTAACAACCTTCCCCAGAGCCGCTTCTACAACGGGGAGAGAGCGGTACCGCAGACCAACAGCCTCCTGTCTGCACAAACTGAAGACAGTGCATCACAGAGGTGGTTTGTCACCTCCATGCAGCAGGGGGgaaacagcagcagcaccagCAACAAGTTAGACATCAGCCCATATGAGGGGGACTATTCAAGTTCCCTCCTTCCTTATGGTATCAAATCCCTGTCCATGCAAACATCCCACGCTCTCAGTTATTACTCTGACTCTCCCTTCACCACCATGACTGCAGGGTGGGGGTCCAGACCACCATATCAGCGAAAGGTCACTCCCAGCCTGCCCTGGTCTCCCAGGCCCAGTCCAACAGCTGGTTTCCCAGAAGACTCAGACAAGGTTAAGCcacagatggaggaggaggtgaacggCAGTGGAGGTCTGATAGCCTGGACAGAACCACAGCCTTCTGCTCTGTCACTAGACAAAGCAGATTCGTACTCAACGGTCTGTAAGCGAAGGCGTCTATCCCTCAACGGTCCGAGCACAGAGGACTCACCTGCTGACATTAAGTGTGAGGATTTAGCCTCTGCTGTCAACAACAGTAGCTCCTACAGCAAAGAACCCCCCTCTTCCAAAGGCATGGCAGCTTATTATTCGTTTTACGCAAACCCTTGA
- the LOC115434947 gene encoding eomesodermin-like isoform X2, whose product MLGGEGDSSPFSSTSTSTSTKDAPDERRKSPAVERDDPAVGTSGSVYSPSSTGRYPSSLHLSSVLPPAGFSPSSTGRSHFSPAYQLGQSPGCIYPSYTGSGAALGNMALPGTGPGMRAQVYLCNRPLWLKFHRHHTEMIITKQGRRMFPFLSFNIAGLNLTAHYNVFVEVVLADPNHWRFQGGKWVTCGKADNSSQGNKVYIHPESPNTGAHWMRQEISFSKLKLTNNKGTNHNTSQMIVLQSLHKYQPRLHIVEVTEDGVEDIGNELKTQTFTFPETQFIAVTAYQNTDITQLKIDHNPFAKGFRDNYDSMYTAPENDRLTPSPTDSPRAHQIVPGARYTMQPLFQDQFVNNLPQSRFYNGERAVPQTNSLLSAQTEDSASQRWFVTSMQQGGNSSSTSNKLDISPYEGDYSSSLLPYGIKSLSMQTSHALSYYSDSPFTTMTAGWGSRPPYQRKVTPSLPWSPRPSPTAGFPEDSDKVKPQMEEEVNGSGGLIAWTEPQPSALSLDKADSYSTVCKRRRLSLNGPSTEDSPADIKCEDLASAVNNSSSYSKEPPSSKGMAAYYSFYANP is encoded by the exons ATGCTCGGCGGGGAGGGAGACAGCAGCCCCTTCTCTTCCacttccacctccacctccaccaagGACGCACCGGATGAGAGGCGCAAATCCCCGGCTGTGGAGAGGGATGACCCGGCCGTTGGCACCAG TGGGTCGGTTTACAGCCCCTCCAGCACCGGCAGATACCCCTCATCTCTCCATCTCAGCTCCGTGTTGCCTCCAGCGGGATTTTCCCCCTCATCCACCGGCCGGAGTCACTTCAGTCCGGCTTACCAGCTCGGACAAAGCCCCGGCTGCATCTACCCATCCTACACCGGCTCAGGGGCCGCACTCGGGAACATGGCTCTGCCCGGCACCGGCCCCGGGATGAGGGCCCAGGTCTACCTCTGCAACCGGCCCCTGTGGCTCAAGTTCCACCGGCACCACACCGAGATGATCATCACCAAACAGGGCAG ACGCATGTTCCCGTTTCTGAGTTTTAACATAGCTGGCCTTAACCTGACTGCGCATTACAATGTGTTTGTGGAGGTGGTTCTGGCGGACCCGAACCACTGGAGGTTTCAAGGGGGCAAGTGGGTCACATGTGGGAAGGCGGACAACAGCAGTCAAG GGAACAAAGTGTACATCCATCCGGAGTCTCCGAACACCGGGGCCCACTGGATGAGACAAGAAATCTCCTTCAGCAAACTGAAACTCACCAACAACAAAGGAACCAACCATAATACTTCACAG ATGATTGTCCTGCAGTCTCTGCACAAGTACCAGCCCAGGCTGCACATAGTGGAGGTGACAGAGGATGGAGTGGAGGACATTGGCAATGAACTGAAGACTCAGACCTTCACTTTTCCAGAAACCCAGTTCATAGCTGTCACGGCTTACCAGAACACTGAT ATCACACAGTTGAAAATTGATCACAACCCCTTTGCTAAAGGATTCAGAGATAATTATGATTC GATGTACACTGCTCCTGAGAACGACCGTCTCACACCGTCTCCGACCGACTCTCCCCGTGCACATCAGATCGTCCCTGGTGCTCGCTACACCATGCAGCCCCTCTTCCAGGACCAGTTTGTTAACAACCTTCCCCAGAGCCGCTTCTACAACGGGGAGAGAGCGGTACCGCAGACCAACAGCCTCCTGTCTGCACAAACTGAAGACAGTGCATCACAGAGGTGGTTTGTCACCTCCATGCAGCAGGGGGgaaacagcagcagcaccagCAACAAGTTAGACATCAGCCCATATGAGGGGGACTATTCAAGTTCCCTCCTTCCTTATGGTATCAAATCCCTGTCCATGCAAACATCCCACGCTCTCAGTTATTACTCTGACTCTCCCTTCACCACCATGACTGCAGGGTGGGGGTCCAGACCACCATATCAGCGAAAGGTCACTCCCAGCCTGCCCTGGTCTCCCAGGCCCAGTCCAACAGCTGGTTTCCCAGAAGACTCAGACAAGGTTAAGCcacagatggaggaggaggtgaacggCAGTGGAGGTCTGATAGCCTGGACAGAACCACAGCCTTCTGCTCTGTCACTAGACAAAGCAGATTCGTACTCAACGGTCTGTAAGCGAAGGCGTCTATCCCTCAACGGTCCGAGCACAGAGGACTCACCTGCTGACATTAAGTGTGAGGATTTAGCCTCTGCTGTCAACAACAGTAGCTCCTACAGCAAAGAACCCCCCTCTTCCAAAGGCATGGCAGCTTATTATTCGTTTTACGCAAACCCTTGA